In Saimiri boliviensis isolate mSaiBol1 chromosome 12, mSaiBol1.pri, whole genome shotgun sequence, one genomic interval encodes:
- the AHSP gene encoding alpha-hemoglobin-stabilizing protein, producing MALLKANKDLISAGRKEFNVLLNQQVFNDPLISEEDMVIVVEDWMNFYINYYRQQVTGEPQERDKALQELRQELNTLINPFLAKYRDFLKSRELPSHPPPSS from the exons ATGGCTCTTCTTAAGGCCAATAAGGATCTCATTTCTGCAGGACGGAAGGAGTTTAATGTTCTGCTGAATCAGCAG GTCTTCAATGACCCTCTCATCTCTGAAGAAGACATGGTGATTGTGGTGGAGGACTGGATGAACTTCTACATCAACTATTACCGGCAGCAGGTGACCGGGGAGCCCCAAGAGCGAGACAAGGCTCTGCAGGAGCTTCGGCAAGAGCTGAACACTCTGATCAACCCTTTCCTGGCCAAGTACAGGGACTTCCTGAAGTCTCGTGAGCTCCCGAGTCACCCACCGCCCTCCTCCTAG